In a genomic window of Physeter macrocephalus isolate SW-GA chromosome 14, ASM283717v5, whole genome shotgun sequence:
- the PVALEF gene encoding parvalbumin-like EF-hand-containing protein isoform X2 → MDEDFSSQMKKMALAMGTSLSDKDIDLLPTDMRHHGSFNYIKFFEYMQKFPASGQQESVIRKAFQTLDKDKSGFLEWNEIKYILCLIPSSGPTTPLTDEEAEAVIQAADTDGDGRIDFEEFSELIKKEKIAKK, encoded by the exons ATGGACGAGGACTTCTCCTCCCAGATGAAGAAGATGGCCTTGGCCATGGGCACATCCCTGTCGGACAAGGACATAGACCTGCTGCCCACCGACATGAGGCACCATG GCTCCTTCAACTACATCAAGTTCTTCGAGTACATGCAGAAGTTCCCGGCCTCGGGGCAGCAGGAGAGTGTCATCCGCAAGGCCTTCCAGACCCTGGACAAGGACAAGAGCGGCTTCCTCGAGTGGAATGAGATCAA GTACATCCTGTGCCTCATCCCCAGCAGCGGGCCCACCACCCCACTGACGGACGAGGAGGCTGAGGCCGTGATCCAAGCAGCCGACACGGATGGGGACGGGAGGATTGACTTCGAAG AATTTTCTGAATTgatcaaaaaggagaaaattgcAAAGAAGTAG
- the PVALEF gene encoding parvalbumin-like EF-hand-containing protein isoform X3, whose protein sequence is MDEDFSSQMKKMALAMGTSLSDKDIDLLPTDMRHHGSFNYIKFFEYMQKFPASGQQESVIRKAFQTLDKDKSGFLEWNEINSGPTTPLTDEEAEAVIQAADTDGDGRIDFEDADPKPGGWPWEQNFLN, encoded by the exons ATGGACGAGGACTTCTCCTCCCAGATGAAGAAGATGGCCTTGGCCATGGGCACATCCCTGTCGGACAAGGACATAGACCTGCTGCCCACCGACATGAGGCACCATG GCTCCTTCAACTACATCAAGTTCTTCGAGTACATGCAGAAGTTCCCGGCCTCGGGGCAGCAGGAGAGTGTCATCCGCAAGGCCTTCCAGACCCTGGACAAGGACAAGAGCGGCTTCCTCGAGTGGAATGAGATCAA CAGCGGGCCCACCACCCCACTGACGGACGAGGAGGCTGAGGCCGTGATCCAAGCAGCCGACACGGATGGGGACGGGAGGATTGACTTCGAAG ATGCTGACCCCAAGCCTGGAGGATGGCCCTGGGAACAG AATTTTCTGAATTga
- the PVALEF gene encoding parvalbumin-like EF-hand-containing protein isoform X1 yields MDEDFSSQMKKMALAMGTSLSDKDIDLLPTDMRHHGSFNYIKFFEYMQKFPASGQQESVIRKAFQTLDKDKSGFLEWNEIKYILCLIPSSGPTTPLTDEEAEAVIQAADTDGDGRIDFEDADPKPGGWPWEQNFLN; encoded by the exons ATGGACGAGGACTTCTCCTCCCAGATGAAGAAGATGGCCTTGGCCATGGGCACATCCCTGTCGGACAAGGACATAGACCTGCTGCCCACCGACATGAGGCACCATG GCTCCTTCAACTACATCAAGTTCTTCGAGTACATGCAGAAGTTCCCGGCCTCGGGGCAGCAGGAGAGTGTCATCCGCAAGGCCTTCCAGACCCTGGACAAGGACAAGAGCGGCTTCCTCGAGTGGAATGAGATCAA GTACATCCTGTGCCTCATCCCCAGCAGCGGGCCCACCACCCCACTGACGGACGAGGAGGCTGAGGCCGTGATCCAAGCAGCCGACACGGATGGGGACGGGAGGATTGACTTCGAAG ATGCTGACCCCAAGCCTGGAGGATGGCCCTGGGAACAG AATTTTCTGAATTga
- the PVALEF gene encoding parvalbumin-like EF-hand-containing protein isoform X4, translating to MDEDFSSQMKKMALAMGTSLSDKDIDLLPTDMRHHGSFNYIKFFEYMQKFPASGQQESVIRKAFQTLDKDKSGFLEWNEINGPTTPLTDEEAEAVIQAADTDGDGRIDFEDADPKPGGWPWEQNFLN from the exons ATGGACGAGGACTTCTCCTCCCAGATGAAGAAGATGGCCTTGGCCATGGGCACATCCCTGTCGGACAAGGACATAGACCTGCTGCCCACCGACATGAGGCACCATG GCTCCTTCAACTACATCAAGTTCTTCGAGTACATGCAGAAGTTCCCGGCCTCGGGGCAGCAGGAGAGTGTCATCCGCAAGGCCTTCCAGACCCTGGACAAGGACAAGAGCGGCTTCCTCGAGTGGAATGAGATCAA CGGGCCCACCACCCCACTGACGGACGAGGAGGCTGAGGCCGTGATCCAAGCAGCCGACACGGATGGGGACGGGAGGATTGACTTCGAAG ATGCTGACCCCAAGCCTGGAGGATGGCCCTGGGAACAG AATTTTCTGAATTga